A window of Streptomyces sp. SAI-127 contains these coding sequences:
- a CDS encoding ABC transporter substrate-binding protein, whose amino-acid sequence MRRLLIGVVTVIAVLLAGCSTRSGSTGSEPEETRDATQKEPPVQGADFGTLKDVCGKGDAKAGTAQGVTDKEIKVGVFTDMGFNKNSEMPDTAKAFTSWCNELGGINGRKLVPVIRDAKLMEVRQRMQQACKEDFALVGGSAALDGMAVKDRLGCLLPAFPAQSSLAPSIGSDLQVMSAGPYSAYFQYGGFYNWLLKEKFPSSAQDVGIISGDSPVTKVIGAQFEESIATLGGKVSYSDLYPTAGVADWTPYAQAIKNKKVKGLVFLGQFDQLAKLEQALTSIGYAPDWIDSNSNSYNQNFIDLAGSALGTQHNYAELFATHPLETGSDSEAIQQVKALFEKYAPGKPVTYPALRAFSAWLLFATAARDCAELTRKCVYDNALKQTEWTAGGIQAPFDVSKQDVPSKCYTIVETTPEGWKPADFKPDNGPYRCDAPVVKYKGQYGAPARLADVGKSMDDLK is encoded by the coding sequence TTGAGAAGGCTGCTCATAGGCGTGGTCACCGTGATCGCGGTGCTGCTCGCCGGCTGTTCCACCCGCTCGGGCTCGACCGGCAGTGAACCCGAGGAGACCCGCGACGCCACCCAGAAGGAACCGCCGGTCCAAGGCGCCGACTTCGGCACCCTGAAGGACGTGTGCGGCAAGGGCGATGCCAAGGCCGGCACCGCCCAGGGCGTGACCGACAAGGAGATCAAGGTCGGCGTCTTCACCGACATGGGCTTCAACAAGAACTCCGAAATGCCCGACACGGCCAAGGCGTTCACCTCCTGGTGCAACGAACTGGGCGGCATCAACGGCCGCAAGCTCGTCCCCGTCATCCGCGACGCGAAGCTCATGGAAGTCCGCCAGCGCATGCAGCAGGCCTGCAAGGAGGACTTCGCCCTGGTCGGCGGCAGCGCCGCGCTCGACGGTATGGCCGTCAAGGACCGCCTCGGCTGTCTGCTCCCCGCCTTCCCCGCCCAGTCGTCCCTCGCCCCCAGCATCGGCTCCGATCTGCAGGTGATGTCCGCCGGGCCGTACTCGGCGTACTTCCAGTACGGCGGGTTCTACAACTGGCTCCTGAAGGAGAAGTTCCCCTCCTCGGCCCAGGACGTCGGCATCATCTCCGGCGACAGCCCGGTGACCAAGGTGATCGGAGCGCAGTTCGAGGAGTCCATCGCCACGCTCGGCGGCAAGGTCTCCTACTCCGACCTCTATCCGACCGCCGGCGTCGCCGACTGGACCCCGTACGCCCAGGCCATCAAGAACAAGAAGGTCAAGGGCCTGGTCTTCCTGGGGCAGTTCGACCAGCTCGCCAAGCTGGAGCAGGCGTTGACCAGCATCGGCTACGCCCCCGACTGGATCGACTCCAACAGCAACTCGTACAACCAGAACTTCATCGACCTGGCGGGCTCGGCACTCGGCACCCAGCACAACTACGCTGAGCTGTTCGCCACCCACCCGCTGGAGACGGGCTCCGACAGTGAGGCCATCCAGCAGGTCAAGGCACTCTTCGAGAAGTACGCGCCGGGCAAGCCCGTCACCTACCCCGCGCTGCGGGCGTTCTCCGCGTGGCTGCTCTTCGCCACCGCGGCCCGTGACTGCGCGGAGCTCACCCGCAAGTGCGTCTACGACAACGCGCTGAAGCAGACCGAGTGGACCGCCGGCGGCATCCAGGCACCGTTCGACGTGAGCAAGCAGGACGTCCCGTCCAAGTGCTACACGATCGTTGAGACCACGCCTGAAGGCTGGAAGCCCGCCGACTTCAAGCCGGACAACGGCCCGTACCGCTGTGACGCGCCCGTCGTGAAGTACAAGGGCCAATACGGCGCACCGGCGCGGCTCGCTGATGTCGGCAAGTCGATGGACGACCTGAAGTGA
- a CDS encoding dihydrodipicolinate reductase: protein MSEPKSTAAYRVVQWATGNIGSRTLRAAIEHPRLDVVGVLVHSKAKSGRDAGELCGLAPLGVRATTDLDDVLALKPDCVLYTPRELASDDVCALLSAGINIVATRTDFHYPEAMDPRLRRGVEAACAEGGASIHSTGSSPGFVTEALPFVLASLQRRLDGLLIEEFADLSRRASPGLLFDVMGFGGHEGTFDEQRLASLRASFGPSLRLVADTLGLPVEQAAVHGEFAYARERTSIAAGTLEAGTVAAQRITVAWLNGERPVLQFRAIWYCTTDLDRSWDLRDTGWRLTVDGDAPLDVTIRFPVAADDAAAVYPSYTANRAVNAVPWVCEAPAGIRTTADLPQIVPLLN, encoded by the coding sequence ATGAGCGAACCGAAGAGCACGGCCGCGTACCGCGTGGTGCAGTGGGCGACGGGGAACATCGGGAGCCGCACCCTGCGCGCGGCGATTGAGCACCCCCGCCTCGACGTCGTAGGGGTCCTGGTGCACAGCAAGGCCAAGTCCGGCCGGGACGCCGGAGAGTTGTGCGGTCTCGCACCGCTCGGCGTACGCGCCACCACCGATCTGGACGACGTACTGGCGCTGAAGCCGGACTGCGTGCTGTACACACCGCGGGAGCTGGCCTCGGACGACGTGTGCGCGCTGCTCTCCGCGGGGATCAACATCGTCGCCACCCGCACCGACTTCCACTACCCGGAAGCAATGGACCCGCGCTTGCGGCGCGGTGTCGAGGCGGCCTGTGCCGAGGGCGGCGCCAGCATCCACAGCACCGGCAGCAGCCCCGGCTTCGTCACGGAGGCGCTGCCCTTCGTCCTCGCCTCGCTGCAACGGCGCCTCGACGGGCTGCTCATCGAGGAGTTCGCCGACCTGTCGCGGCGCGCCTCCCCCGGACTGCTCTTCGACGTGATGGGGTTCGGCGGCCACGAGGGGACGTTCGACGAGCAGCGGCTCGCGTCACTGCGCGCGAGCTTCGGACCGTCCTTGCGACTGGTGGCCGACACCCTCGGACTTCCTGTCGAACAGGCTGCGGTGCACGGCGAGTTCGCGTACGCACGGGAACGCACCTCGATCGCCGCCGGGACCCTGGAGGCAGGCACGGTCGCGGCGCAGCGCATCACGGTCGCCTGGCTGAACGGCGAACGACCCGTCCTCCAATTCCGGGCCATCTGGTACTGCACCACCGACCTCGACCGGTCCTGGGACCTGCGGGACACGGGCTGGCGCCTGACGGTCGACGGCGACGCCCCGCTCGACGTCACCATCCGCTTCCCCGTGGCAGCCGACGACGCGGCCGCCGTCTACCCGTCCTACACCGCCAACCGCGCGGTCAACGCGGTGCCATGGGTGTGCGAGGCTCCGGCGGGCATCCGGACCACGGCGGATCTGCCGCAGATCGTGCCGCTTCTGAACTGA
- a CDS encoding TIGR03564 family F420-dependent LLM class oxidoreductase, which translates to MRIGLTGGAATVDGIVRQAEEAERDGFHALWYASAVAGDPLAAMAVAGRATTAIELGTAVVQTYPCHPVLQAGRAASVPYAMGRPGFTLGIGPSHRPYVEGALGLSYDGVGAATEEYLRILTTLLRGEQADVTGEHWSAHTSAPPSLPAGGVPVLLAALGPRLLRVAGECADGVVLWMATAEAIDTHIAPRLHKAATAAGRPSPRIVAGLPVAVHDDPDEARIAAAATAVAYDGLPNYRRILEIGGKAAPAEAAVIGDEDCVRGQLAALADAGATDLWAHIVPVGPDRDSRRASARRTRGLLANLAAGG; encoded by the coding sequence ATGCGGATCGGTCTGACCGGAGGCGCCGCCACCGTCGACGGCATCGTGCGCCAGGCCGAGGAAGCGGAACGCGACGGCTTCCACGCACTCTGGTACGCCAGTGCCGTGGCGGGCGACCCGCTGGCCGCCATGGCGGTCGCCGGGCGCGCCACCACCGCCATCGAGCTCGGCACGGCGGTCGTCCAGACCTATCCCTGCCACCCCGTCCTGCAGGCGGGCCGCGCGGCTTCCGTCCCGTATGCCATGGGCAGGCCGGGCTTCACGCTCGGCATCGGACCGTCGCACCGACCGTACGTGGAGGGCGCGCTGGGGTTGTCGTACGACGGCGTGGGCGCGGCCACCGAGGAGTATCTGCGCATCCTCACCACGCTGCTGCGCGGCGAGCAGGCCGACGTCACCGGAGAGCACTGGTCCGCGCACACCTCGGCACCGCCCTCGCTGCCCGCCGGGGGCGTGCCGGTCCTGCTCGCGGCGCTCGGCCCGCGGCTGCTGCGGGTGGCGGGAGAGTGCGCGGACGGAGTGGTGCTGTGGATGGCGACGGCCGAGGCCATCGACACCCATATCGCGCCACGCCTGCACAAAGCGGCGACGGCCGCGGGCCGCCCGTCCCCGCGCATCGTCGCCGGGCTCCCGGTGGCCGTGCACGATGACCCCGACGAGGCGCGTATCGCAGCGGCGGCCACGGCGGTGGCGTACGACGGCCTGCCGAATTACCGCCGGATCCTGGAGATCGGTGGCAAGGCGGCACCGGCCGAGGCGGCCGTGATCGGCGACGAGGATTGCGTACGAGGGCAGTTGGCCGCCCTGGCCGACGCGGGCGCGACCGACCTGTGGGCACACATCGTGCCTGTGGGCCCTGACCGCGACAGCCGCCGGGCCTCGGCCCGCCGCACCAGAGGCCTGCTCGCGAATCTCGCGGCAGGCGGCTGA
- a CDS encoding nuclear transport factor 2 family protein, which translates to MSGDGMSGDGMNGDGMNGDEERLARLEGQVRNLNDRQEILDCVARHARGHDRFDADLLTAAYHQDGVDEHGATVNCGPAYAQWANMVHAEAAELHTHNITTHLCEIDEGGDIAHCESYVLVGLLSHDGRTAMLMSGRYLDRLERRDGTWRIAVRRCTVDLALSADASVLRTPFFKEQGFVKGTRDRDDLSYRRPLTAEDDPGQTPVTRW; encoded by the coding sequence ATGAGCGGCGACGGCATGAGCGGCGACGGCATGAACGGCGACGGCATGAACGGCGACGAGGAGCGCCTGGCGCGGCTCGAGGGCCAGGTCCGAAACCTGAACGACCGGCAGGAGATCCTGGACTGCGTAGCCCGGCACGCCCGCGGACACGACCGTTTCGACGCCGATCTGCTCACGGCCGCGTACCACCAGGACGGCGTCGACGAGCACGGCGCCACGGTCAACTGCGGTCCCGCGTACGCACAGTGGGCCAACATGGTCCACGCCGAGGCGGCCGAGCTGCACACCCACAACATCACCACGCACCTCTGCGAGATCGACGAGGGCGGTGACATCGCGCACTGCGAGAGCTACGTGCTCGTCGGGCTCCTTTCGCACGACGGCAGGACGGCAATGCTGATGAGCGGCCGCTATCTCGACCGCCTGGAGCGCCGCGACGGCACCTGGCGCATCGCCGTACGCCGCTGCACGGTCGACCTCGCGCTGTCCGCCGACGCGTCCGTCCTGCGTACGCCCTTCTTCAAGGAGCAGGGCTTCGTCAAAGGCACCCGCGACCGCGACGACCTGTCCTACCGCAGACCGCTGACCGCCGAAGACGACCCGGGACAGACACCGGTGACACGGTGGTGA
- a CDS encoding TauD/TfdA family dioxygenase, with protein sequence MTVAFTPIAPEIGAQTTGLSGTRLLEPDAVAALRTALDDRGVVVCRGADLSDADFSSLGRQLGDAVVPPMGGDPAHPEIDTITLDPAKSQLAEVRRGTFFWHIDGTRDETPQKATVLLARQVADEGGDTEFANTYAAWRALPEDQRKQLADLRVVHSFTAAQLLVNPDPAPKERAAWDRIPSREHPLVWRHRDGRTSLLIGATADRIVGMAEKDGRELLDRLLDFATQERFTLRHSWRPGDLVLWDNTGMLHRALPYEPTSLRLLRRITFAGEEPVTA encoded by the coding sequence GTGACCGTCGCCTTCACTCCCATCGCCCCCGAGATCGGTGCGCAGACCACCGGCCTGTCCGGCACCCGTCTCCTCGAACCCGACGCGGTGGCCGCACTGCGTACCGCGCTGGATGACCGCGGCGTGGTCGTCTGCCGCGGAGCCGATCTGAGCGACGCCGATTTCTCCTCGCTGGGGCGGCAGCTGGGCGATGCCGTCGTCCCGCCGATGGGCGGCGACCCGGCGCATCCGGAGATCGACACGATCACCCTCGATCCGGCGAAGAGCCAACTGGCCGAGGTGCGCCGCGGCACCTTCTTCTGGCACATCGACGGCACCCGCGACGAGACCCCGCAGAAGGCCACCGTCCTGCTCGCCCGGCAGGTCGCCGACGAGGGCGGCGACACCGAGTTCGCCAACACCTACGCCGCCTGGCGGGCCCTGCCCGAGGACCAGCGCAAGCAGCTGGCGGACCTGCGGGTGGTGCACAGCTTCACCGCCGCTCAGCTCCTGGTGAATCCCGATCCCGCGCCGAAGGAGCGGGCCGCCTGGGACCGGATCCCCAGCCGCGAGCACCCCCTGGTGTGGAGGCACCGCGACGGACGCACGTCGCTCCTGATCGGCGCCACGGCCGACCGGATCGTCGGTATGGCGGAGAAGGACGGCCGTGAACTCCTCGACCGCCTGCTGGACTTCGCGACGCAGGAGCGCTTCACCCTGCGCCACAGCTGGCGCCCCGGCGACCTCGTGCTCTGGGACAACACCGGCATGCTGCACCGCGCCCTGCCCTACGAGCCGACCTCGCTCCGGCTGCTGCGGCGCATCACTTTCGCGGGCGAGGAGCCGGTGACGGCATGA
- a CDS encoding carboxymuconolactone decarboxylase family protein, translating into MPRIEPLPVRSWPPGMRAALASLTPPNPRHPAPVSEGRPKALNVLGTYAHHPELAHAFLTFNGHIMRATTLTPRQRELLVLRVSALRDCAYEWSQHVVQAGDVGLTADEVHRIGLGPDEPGWDPQDAALLRAAGELVGDGAIGEKTWGELGSTLGTQQLIDLIFTVGAYETIAYLMRSFALDLDDDLPATAIPHAPRRPEEP; encoded by the coding sequence GTGCCCCGCATCGAACCCCTGCCCGTCCGTTCCTGGCCCCCCGGGATGCGCGCCGCCCTCGCCTCCCTGACCCCGCCGAACCCACGCCACCCCGCGCCCGTGTCCGAAGGACGCCCCAAGGCCCTGAACGTGCTCGGCACCTACGCGCACCACCCGGAACTCGCCCACGCCTTCCTCACGTTCAACGGCCACATCATGCGCGCCACCACGCTCACCCCGCGCCAGCGCGAGCTCCTGGTCCTGCGCGTATCGGCACTGCGTGACTGCGCCTACGAGTGGTCCCAGCACGTCGTCCAAGCCGGCGACGTGGGCCTGACCGCGGACGAGGTGCACCGCATCGGCCTGGGTCCCGACGAACCCGGATGGGATCCGCAGGACGCCGCCCTGCTGCGCGCCGCCGGCGAACTCGTCGGGGACGGCGCCATCGGCGAGAAGACCTGGGGCGAACTCGGCTCGACCCTCGGCACACAGCAGTTGATCGACCTCATCTTCACCGTCGGCGCATACGAGACCATCGCCTACCTCATGCGGTCCTTCGCCCTGGACCTGGACGACGACCTGCCCGCCACAGCCATCCCGCACGCGCCCCGCCGCCCGGAGGAACCGTGA
- a CDS encoding enoyl-CoA hydratase: MNILYEVKDRIATLTLNRPEVANAQNAELLDELDAAWTRAAEDDEVAVIVVRAEGKHFSAGHDLNDRWPSPDEITLEWIYSAESRRYLDYTLRWRNVPKPSIAAVQGRCIAAGLMLCWPCDLIVAAEDALFSDPVVTMGIGGVEYHGHTWELGPRKAKEILFTGRPLTAEEAERIGMVNKVVPRGQLDTGTRQLAERIAAMPSFGLRQAKRAVNQTLDVQGFHAAVQSVFDIHQTGHGNALSVTGYPILARLDEMKQKLR, encoded by the coding sequence GTGAACATCCTGTACGAGGTGAAGGACCGCATCGCGACCCTCACGCTCAACCGCCCCGAGGTGGCCAACGCACAGAACGCCGAACTGCTCGACGAACTCGACGCCGCCTGGACCCGGGCCGCCGAGGACGACGAGGTGGCGGTGATCGTCGTACGCGCCGAGGGCAAGCACTTCTCCGCCGGGCACGACCTCAATGACCGCTGGCCTTCTCCCGACGAGATCACCCTGGAGTGGATCTACAGCGCCGAGAGCCGCCGCTACCTCGACTACACGCTGCGCTGGCGCAATGTGCCCAAGCCCTCCATCGCCGCGGTGCAGGGCCGCTGCATCGCGGCCGGCCTGATGCTCTGCTGGCCCTGCGACCTGATCGTGGCGGCCGAGGACGCGCTGTTCTCGGACCCGGTGGTCACGATGGGCATCGGCGGTGTCGAGTACCACGGCCACACGTGGGAGCTGGGTCCGCGCAAGGCCAAGGAGATCCTGTTCACCGGACGTCCGCTGACCGCGGAGGAGGCGGAGCGGATCGGGATGGTGAACAAGGTCGTGCCGCGCGGTCAACTGGACACGGGGACGAGGCAGCTGGCCGAGCGGATCGCCGCGATGCCGTCGTTCGGACTGCGCCAGGCCAAGCGGGCGGTGAACCAGACGCTTGACGTGCAGGGCTTCCACGCCGCCGTCCAGTCCGTCTTCGACATCCACCAGACCGGGCACGGAAACGCGCTGAGCGTCACCGGATACCCAATTCTCGCTCGGCTCGACGAGATGAAGCAGAAGCTGCGCTGA
- a CDS encoding acyl-CoA dehydrogenase family protein, whose translation MQLTFDAEVEAFRDEFTAFLDTHLPAEAETAERSHSTADVPAWARRWQRLLFDEGWLLPGNPPEFGGRNATLMQSYVHLEELSRRRIYHSFNPQGLGIIAASLLTFGTDEQKRRWAVPILRAEMTAALGMSEPGAGSDLASLSTRAELADEDGQFVVNGQKVWTSGAHDADVLLTFVRTDPDAPKHKGISCLVIPTDTPGVTRRPFGSLTAPDDLDFNEVYFDDVRVPAQNLVGPLNEGWRVAGGSLGHERTLLWLSFSDRMDELLRDFRPLTDLDKDWYATLAMDAQALRLLGLRALARAARGEQDVPALSVLKLLGSEAVQQAAERALEAAGPDGLTHPATTAPYAYMHWEDFAGSWFQRYARTFAGTIAGGTSEIQRTIVAERVLGLPRG comes from the coding sequence ATGCAGCTGACCTTCGACGCCGAAGTCGAGGCGTTCCGGGACGAGTTCACGGCCTTCCTCGACACGCATCTGCCCGCCGAGGCCGAAACGGCTGAGCGCTCGCACTCCACCGCGGACGTCCCCGCATGGGCCCGGCGCTGGCAGCGGCTTCTCTTCGACGAGGGCTGGCTGCTGCCCGGGAATCCGCCGGAGTTCGGCGGCCGGAACGCGACACTGATGCAGAGTTACGTCCACCTGGAGGAGCTCTCCCGGCGCCGCATCTACCACTCCTTCAACCCCCAGGGCCTCGGCATCATCGCCGCCTCCCTGCTCACCTTCGGCACCGACGAGCAGAAGCGGCGCTGGGCCGTGCCGATCCTGCGTGCGGAGATGACCGCGGCCCTCGGCATGAGCGAACCGGGCGCCGGCAGCGATCTCGCCTCCCTGAGCACTCGCGCCGAACTCGCGGACGAAGACGGCCAGTTCGTCGTGAACGGCCAGAAAGTGTGGACGTCCGGCGCCCATGACGCCGACGTGCTCCTCACCTTCGTCCGCACCGACCCCGACGCACCCAAGCACAAGGGCATCAGCTGCCTTGTCATCCCCACCGACACCCCCGGTGTGACCCGCCGACCCTTCGGCTCCCTCACCGCCCCCGACGACCTCGACTTCAACGAGGTCTACTTCGACGACGTCCGTGTCCCGGCGCAGAACCTGGTCGGCCCGCTGAACGAGGGCTGGCGCGTCGCGGGCGGCTCTCTCGGGCATGAACGCACCCTGCTGTGGCTCAGCTTCAGCGACCGCATGGACGAACTCCTGCGGGACTTCCGCCCGCTCACCGACCTGGACAAGGACTGGTACGCCACCCTCGCGATGGACGCCCAGGCGCTGCGGCTGCTCGGACTGCGGGCCCTGGCGCGCGCCGCCCGCGGCGAACAGGACGTACCGGCCCTGTCCGTACTGAAGCTGCTCGGCTCGGAGGCGGTGCAGCAGGCCGCCGAACGCGCCCTCGAAGCGGCAGGGCCTGACGGGCTCACGCACCCCGCCACCACCGCCCCGTACGCGTACATGCACTGGGAGGACTTCGCCGGCAGCTGGTTCCAGCGCTACGCCCGCACCTTCGCCGGCACCATCGCCGGCGGCACCTCCGAGATCCAGCGCACCATCGTCGCCGAGCGGGTGCTCGGCCTGCCCCGAGGCTGA
- a CDS encoding acyl-CoA dehydrogenase family protein yields the protein MLFEFDDDQRLWQKSVREVLAKECPPALVRAVVDADADPEPLWRTYADLGWTELADPAQMVELAIVLEELGRATDPTPYLATLTQFAPLVPEGLIAPREPGAAVVEGVRARREGRVWFLDGHARHVLDGDRADWFAVVTDEGVFLVPAQEVRAVRTPALDPVLHLAEVTFSQVRVTDDARVSAAPPPHANDVALTAMAVTMVGACRRVLDLVLEHARTRRQFGAPIGSFQAVQHKAADMYVAIERAHALAYHAALTIAADAPDRPLAAAMAKAAAGECQALVFRHGIQLFGAMGFTWENDLQFALKRAKAGELMRGGAAAHRARIAELITSNHRDAGGVGASCS from the coding sequence ATGCTCTTCGAGTTCGACGACGACCAGCGGCTGTGGCAGAAGTCCGTCCGGGAGGTCCTCGCCAAGGAGTGCCCGCCTGCGCTGGTACGTGCGGTGGTCGATGCGGACGCTGACCCGGAGCCGCTGTGGCGCACCTACGCGGACCTCGGCTGGACCGAACTCGCCGACCCGGCTCAGATGGTGGAACTCGCCATCGTGCTGGAGGAGTTGGGCCGTGCGACCGATCCGACGCCCTATCTCGCCACGCTCACCCAGTTCGCCCCCCTCGTGCCGGAAGGCCTGATCGCCCCCCGGGAGCCGGGCGCCGCGGTCGTCGAGGGCGTGCGGGCCCGGCGTGAGGGCCGGGTCTGGTTCCTCGACGGCCACGCCCGCCACGTCCTGGACGGCGACCGGGCGGACTGGTTCGCCGTGGTCACCGATGAGGGAGTCTTCCTCGTGCCCGCCCAGGAGGTGCGGGCCGTACGGACACCGGCGCTGGATCCGGTCCTGCACCTCGCGGAAGTAACGTTCTCGCAGGTGCGGGTCACCGACGACGCCCGCGTGAGCGCCGCACCTCCACCGCACGCCAACGATGTAGCCCTCACCGCCATGGCCGTCACCATGGTCGGCGCGTGCCGCCGCGTACTCGACCTGGTGCTCGAACACGCCCGTACACGGCGCCAGTTCGGTGCACCCATCGGATCCTTCCAAGCCGTACAGCACAAAGCCGCCGACATGTATGTGGCGATCGAGAGAGCCCATGCACTTGCCTACCACGCCGCACTGACCATCGCGGCCGACGCCCCGGACCGGCCGCTCGCGGCGGCCATGGCGAAGGCGGCGGCCGGGGAGTGCCAGGCGCTCGTCTTCCGGCACGGCATCCAGCTGTTCGGCGCGATGGGCTTCACCTGGGAGAACGACCTGCAGTTCGCGCTCAAGCGGGCCAAGGCGGGGGAGCTGATGCGGGGCGGCGCGGCGGCGCACCGGGCCCGCATCGCCGAACTCATCACCTCGAATCATCGCGACGCGGGAGGCGTAGGCGCATCATGCAGCTGA
- a CDS encoding TetR/AcrR family transcriptional regulator gives MKPEISLDTGPADTEPTWKQRAVERSTRAAKRRAEQRVQRFLDAAQELMADKGTTDLTVQEVVDRSGQSLRSFYQHFDGKHELLLALFEDALSRTGDALRAATSGPGAAEAPVARLEAATRLLFTMCRPGPGDLHPLFSEFAPQLLLTHPDEVRLAHAPVLGILAELMEAVDAAGGLRSGMRPRRAAAMLMQTTMFLSQSAIGVNPEGPAPRPLSADEVWAFCSGGFEARS, from the coding sequence ATGAAACCGGAGATCTCCCTCGACACGGGCCCGGCGGACACCGAACCGACGTGGAAGCAGCGCGCGGTCGAGCGCTCCACCCGGGCGGCCAAACGGCGCGCCGAGCAGAGGGTGCAGCGTTTCCTCGACGCGGCTCAGGAGCTCATGGCCGACAAGGGCACCACGGACCTCACGGTGCAGGAGGTGGTCGACCGCTCGGGCCAGTCGCTGCGCAGCTTCTACCAGCACTTCGACGGCAAGCACGAGCTGCTGCTCGCCCTTTTCGAGGACGCCCTGAGCCGGACCGGCGACGCATTGCGCGCGGCCACGTCGGGACCCGGAGCCGCCGAAGCGCCCGTGGCACGCCTGGAGGCGGCCACCCGGCTGCTGTTCACCATGTGCCGCCCGGGCCCCGGTGACCTGCACCCCCTGTTCAGCGAGTTCGCACCACAGCTACTGCTCACGCACCCCGATGAGGTTCGGCTCGCGCACGCTCCGGTGCTGGGAATCCTGGCCGAGCTGATGGAGGCGGTCGACGCGGCCGGCGGGCTGCGTTCCGGCATGCGGCCGCGGCGGGCGGCCGCGATGCTGATGCAGACGACCATGTTCCTGTCGCAGTCGGCCATCGGCGTCAACCCGGAGGGCCCCGCGCCCCGGCCGCTGTCCGCCGACGAAGTGTGGGCGTTCTGCTCCGGCGGCTTCGAGGCGAGGAGCTGA
- a CDS encoding acyl-CoA thioesterase domain-containing protein, producing MSDLWSDLLACLDLRPLPHAAAPAFEGTNQQLAYHRLFGGQLLAQCVRAAQRLGPDKAVKSLHVLFPRPGRSDEPVRYEATRVQEGNTFATWSLTARQDAGVIATAAVSLHRVEPGVEHQFTAPVPEVLGPEHGVEFELLPWDTRTSADLDSPGVAPAELDLWMRTPHVDADLGPALLAYASDLTLIGTALRAVDGIGQQDAGKAFTSAVTSHTVWFHRPARVDDWLLLRQHAPLIAHGRCHGRGDVFTADGLLVASYAQDALLRLPPSP from the coding sequence ATGTCGGACCTCTGGAGCGACCTTCTCGCCTGCCTCGACCTGCGCCCTCTGCCGCACGCCGCCGCGCCGGCCTTCGAAGGCACCAACCAGCAGCTCGCGTATCACCGCCTGTTCGGCGGCCAGCTCCTGGCCCAGTGCGTCCGGGCCGCCCAGCGGCTCGGTCCGGACAAGGCCGTGAAGTCCCTGCATGTGCTCTTCCCGCGCCCGGGCCGGAGCGACGAGCCCGTCCGCTACGAGGCGACCCGCGTCCAGGAGGGCAACACCTTCGCCACGTGGTCCCTCACCGCGCGCCAGGACGCGGGTGTGATCGCCACCGCGGCGGTGTCCCTGCACCGGGTCGAGCCCGGCGTGGAGCACCAGTTCACGGCGCCCGTACCGGAGGTTCTCGGCCCGGAACATGGCGTGGAGTTCGAGCTGCTGCCCTGGGATACCCGTACAAGCGCCGATCTCGACTCCCCCGGCGTGGCACCTGCCGAGCTGGACCTGTGGATGCGCACCCCGCACGTGGACGCGGATCTCGGCCCGGCCCTGCTCGCCTACGCCTCCGACCTGACCCTGATCGGCACCGCACTGCGCGCGGTCGACGGCATCGGCCAGCAGGACGCCGGCAAGGCGTTCACCTCGGCCGTCACCTCGCACACCGTGTGGTTCCACCGCCCCGCCCGCGTCGACGACTGGCTGCTGCTCCGCCAGCACGCGCCGCTGATCGCCCACGGCCGCTGCCACGGGCGAGGGGACGTCTTCACCGCGGACGGCTTGCTCGTGGCGTCCTACGCACAGGACGCGCTGTTGCGCCTTCCGCCCTCACCTTGA